The genomic region TTCGCGATCGCGCAATTGGCTGGCTTTATCAAAATCTTGCACTTTCACCGCCGTTTCTTTTTCGGCAATAACTTTCGTTAATTCCCGTTTTAATTGACGCAATTCGGGGGGAACTTTAGAATTCATCACCCGAACTCGCGAGCCCGCTTCATCAATTAAATCAATGGCTTTATCGGGTAAAAAGCGATCGCTAATATAACGGTCGGATAAGGTCGCGGCGGCATATAAGGCTTGATCAGAAATCGTTAATTGATGGTGTTGTTCATAGGCGCGACGCAACCCAAACAAAATTTCAACGGTTTCTTCAACGGAGGGTTCACCCACCATCACGGGTTGAAACCGACGTTCTAAAGCGGCGTCCCGTTCAATATATTTGCGATATTCATCCAGGGTGGTTGCTCCCAAACATTGCAACTCACCCCGCGCTAATGCAGGTTTAAGCATATTAGAGGCATCCATTGTGCCTTCAATAGCCCCTGCACCGACTAGGGTATGCAGTTCATCAATGACTAAAATAATATTTCCGGCGGTGCGAATTTCCTCAACAATGGTTTTTAGTCGTTCTTCAAATTCTCCCCGGAACCGGGTTCCCGCCACTAAGGTTCCCATGCTTAAGCTGATCACTTGTTTATTTTCCAGCACATCGGGAACATCATTATTGACAATGCGTTGAGCCAAGCCTTCCGCAATGGCTGTTTTCCCAACACCGGGTTCCCCAACTAACACGGGGTTATTTTTCGTCCGACGTCCTAAAATTTGAATCACCCGCTCAATTTCCCGTTCCCGACCGATCATTGGATCGAGTTTACCTTCGGCGGCTAATTGGGTTAAGTTCGTGCCAAATTCATCTAAGGTGGCTGTTTTAGCGGAACCCCGACGACCGCTTCCTCCAGAGGTTACGGTTTCATCGCCTAATGCTTTAATGACTTCGGTACGGAGTTGAGAACGGTCAACGCCCAGATTTTCTAGGACTTTGGCGGCAACGCCTTCGTTATCCTGCAATAATCCTAATAAAATATGTTCTGGGCCAATATAGTTATTCCCCATTTGGCGAGCTTCTTTCATCGCCATTTCAAAGATGCGTTTCGCCCTAGGGGTAAAGGGAATTTCAACCGGGACAAAACCTGAACCCCGACCAATAATGGCTTCAACTTCTTTCTGTACGTCGCGCAGGACTAACCCTTGGGCTACCAGTATTTTAGCGGCAATATTGCTCCCTTCGCTCATCAAACCGACTAACAGTTGTTCGGTTCCCACAAAGTTATGTCCCAGGCGTCGCGCTTCTTCCTGAGATAACATCACCGCCTTAATTGCTTTATCAGAAAAATATTCAAACATTCTCTGTGCTCACTCCCGTATAACGTTTGCTTTTTATGGAGTTGTCATCCCTCTGGCGAGAGTGATGATAGGTTTTAAGATCCAGATGTAAACTTTTGTTTAGATACTATACCTAATTTATCGTTATCGGGTTGAAAGTGTAGTGAGGACAGCCGTAATTTTTGGACGGGGGGATGGGGGGACAAGGGGACGGGGGGACGGGGAGAGATGGGGGGAGATGAGGTAAGGGAGAAAAGATATTGTGTTAAGCTGATCAGAAATTTGGGATACAAATTAAATAGGACTGCTATAGGGAACTCCACCTCTAACCCTTATCTATTGCCTATTGCCTATTGCCTATTGCCTATTGCCTATTGCCTATTGCCTATTGCCTATTGCCTATTGCCTATTGCCTATTGCCTATTGCCTGTTCCCTCCCTATTATTTTTTTAAGTCTTCGGTAAAATCAACTCCTATGCCTTTGCCATACATACCATCGGGAACACCATCCCCATTTGAATCAAATAAGTTGGCTCCGACTTGA from Planktothrix sp. FACHB-1365 harbors:
- a CDS encoding ATP-dependent Clp protease ATP-binding subunit, producing the protein MFEYFSDKAIKAVMLSQEEARRLGHNFVGTEQLLVGLMSEGSNIAAKILVAQGLVLRDVQKEVEAIIGRGSGFVPVEIPFTPRAKRIFEMAMKEARQMGNNYIGPEHILLGLLQDNEGVAAKVLENLGVDRSQLRTEVIKALGDETVTSGGSGRRGSAKTATLDEFGTNLTQLAAEGKLDPMIGREREIERVIQILGRRTKNNPVLVGEPGVGKTAIAEGLAQRIVNNDVPDVLENKQVISLSMGTLVAGTRFRGEFEERLKTIVEEIRTAGNIILVIDELHTLVGAGAIEGTMDASNMLKPALARGELQCLGATTLDEYRKYIERDAALERRFQPVMVGEPSVEETVEILFGLRRAYEQHHQLTISDQALYAAATLSDRYISDRFLPDKAIDLIDEAGSRVRVMNSKVPPELRQLKRELTKVIAEKETAVKVQDFDKASQLRDRELEIKDKLETPSEKVNSASGSLIVTEEDIADVLAAWTGIPVNKLTESESVKLLKLEDILHQRLIGQHEAVNAVSRAIRRARVGLKNPNRPIASFIFSGPTGVGKTELTKALAAYFFGSEEAMIRLDMSEYMERHTVSKLIGSPPGFVGYDEGGQLTEAVRRRPYTVVLFDEIEKAHPDVFNLLLQILEDGRLTDAKGRVVSFKNTLIIMTSNVGSKVIEKGGGGLGFEWSASEEDQQYNRIRNLVNEELKQYFRPEFLNRLDEIIVFRQLQKSEVKEIADILLRELLARLTEREITLTVSERFKEHLVNVGFDPKYGARPLRRAIMNLLEDALAEALLAGNLKDGDSALVDLDSEGKVIILPGEQALNSMSEYAITHS